In Lachnospiraceae bacterium, the DNA window AAAAAGATATATCAAAACAGACCAAATTATGCCGAGTTAAATTAAAATCCAGATATCACAAAAATGACAAGAAACGCAGCAAATACAAGAAAAACTAAGAATTGCGAGGTTATGCAATAATGATAAAAGTGTTATTCATCTGCCACGGCAGTGTTTAAGGGACGTGGCAAAATCCTTGATTTTATTCAATGTCATTAACTTTAGCAAAGAGCAGAAATCGTAAGCATTTATAAAACTATGATTCCTGCTTTTTGTTTGTATATGGGCATACTTATCCCCGTAAAGGTCAAATCCTTCGCTCCACGCCAAATACAGCGCCGCTTATTTGCGGCGCTTGTAACACTCAGCCGGAAGGTCTTTCGACCATGGCATAAGTGGTTCTAAATCTTTTTCATCTATACTTCCATCGGCACGAACAACCCGTGTCAGCTCTGTCAACAAATGTTTCATGTAATAGTAGACATTCAGGCCATTCGCCCGGGCGGTCTCCGTAACACTGTAAATGATTGCACTGGCATCAGCTCCTCGTACCGTATTAATGGTCATCCAGTTTTTACGGCCAATCGTGAAAGTTCTCAGCGCACGTTCGCTGGCCAGGTTATCAATCGGTACTTCTCCATCTGACAGGAACACTTTCAGATATGCTTCCTGATTCAGGCAATAATTGATGCCTTTGGCTGTTTCACTCTTTGGAAGCACCGACCGGTCCGCCTGTATCTTTCGGAGCCAGGCAAAGAATTCTTCAACCAGAGGCTTGATGGAAGCCTGCCGCTCATTTAAGCGTTCTTCTGGAGTCAGTCCCTTTAAAGCTCCTTCCAGGTCATAAATGGCACCAATTCGTACCAGTGCTTTATACGCAACAGACGCCTCGACCGCTTCTGGATTACTTTTTCCAATTGCCTTAATCGCATTTGCGAAGTGGCGCCTTGCGTGAGCCATGCAATTCGCATTCTTCACACCAGCAAGATCCCGCTCCAGCTTATGATACTGTTCCAGGCCATCAGTCACAAGAACACCGTCAAAGTCCTTATAATACGCTTTCGGATGATCGCTGTGTCGTGTCTTCTGGTATTCATACACAATGATTGGCGGCACCGGACTTAATTCTCCAGTGATGTGAACCCACATATAGCTTTTACTGCCTGCAGGTCTGCCGTCATGAATTACATCTACAGGTGTTTCATCACTCTGATTTACATGTGCTTCCAGCTGACGTTTTCTCATGAGATCACACACTGGTGATAAATAGCGTTCAGCTGTCCATACCGTCCAGTTTGACATCGTCTGTTTGGACAGATTCAGACCGTTGGCCTGGAAGTCTCTGGAAATACGGTCAAGCGGATTGCTGTTTACATACTTGGCGTTGATGATTGCGGCTTCAAGAGAAGGAGTAGCAATGCTTCCCCTGAACATCGTTTCCGGGTGATCACCACGAAGAAATTCATCCTGATGCGCACCATCTGTTCCAACATACACTTTTATGATGTGTTTTTCAGCAGTCCATTTGGCCGGCTCGAAACGAAGCTGCCAGAAAATCTCATCCGGCATACTTTTCCAGTTTTCTTCACCGAAAGCCTCATTCAGTTCCTGTTCCGGTATATCATGAAGGATTACTTCCTGCGGAAAATCCTTCAGGTCTTCTTCACGCTGGCCTTTTTTCTTAGGCTTTCGCGGTACCTTTCTGGATGAATCAATGACCTCTTCCACAGTCGGTTCCTTGGCTGTTCCATCATAATTCGCTTCTGCCTCATTAAAAAAAGAAAGCTGGCCTGCGATATCATCCAGTTTTTCCGTATGGCGGCCGAAGCGCTGCTGATTTGCCAGCCGGATCTGCTCTACGAGGTTTTCATAGTTGTGTTCCAGTCGGTCAAGCCGGTCCTGCATCTGGTAGATGACATCGTCCTTAGTTTTATGATCCATCTTGTTCAGTTCATCTGGAGTGAATTTTTTGCACATGATATCCGCCTTTCTTACTAACGGTAGTATAGCAGAAATCTGTGACAAATGCGAATCAGCCTTCAGGCCGAGTTCGTCATTTTTTCCTGCCACGAAAGTCATCAGAATTCGTATGTCAGCCTTTGGAAATATAGGGTTTTCAAGGTGCAATTGCTTCGTTCCTGCCTGATAGCAGACGAATGAATTGTTCTGATCCGGTTTGTACTGCTCTTCGGTAAGATCTGCGGCTTCCTGTATGTTTCTTGGCCAGGATAACCGTCCTGCTTCAAAGCGTTTATATAGAAGCAGGAATCCTGTTCCCATCCACAAGAGCCCTTTGCACCGATCGGAACGCTTCCCGCAAAACAAAAAGAGCGTTCCCTTCTCAAATGGATTTTGACCATACTTATCTCCTATAATCGTTGCCAGTCCATCAATGCCCTTTCTCAGATCAACCGTGCCGCAGGCAAGAACAACACGGCGAATACCAGCAGCATCTTCAAGCATGGGACACCTCCTGAATGATCCGGCTCAGGAGCGCATCCGAGATTTCATTGGAAATATCAATCTGTAACGTTGCCGTCCGAATCGTTGCAACAGGTTTGTCGGAAACCATGTATGTATTTGTTTCCGCAGAAGTGTGGCATGGAATTTCAACAAAAGACAGTTCTGTTTTCTCGGTCACGGCAGGAACGGAAGAGTTTCCCTTCATTTCTTCATACGCCTGTTTCCGGAACCGTCGCTGCCAGTGATAATAGCTTTGTTCGCTAATGCCATTCTCATCCAGCCAGCTTTTGGCTGACTGGCCTGCCGGTCTCTGACCGCAGGCCTGAATGATCTTTTTCCAGTACTCTGCACGGACTTCATGAGTACACTGATCCATAGTGTTTAGTCCTCCCTTGAAAAAATCTATTGTTTTTCTCAAGTATGCACTAAAAATGGATTTAGTGAAAGGCGAGTGGTTTGATCTTTACTTATCCCCTTCTCTTTGTATTCGTATTTTTTAGCTCAGTACGCTCTTTTATGGGTATTCGAATATTTTCCTGCTAATTGCCCTTTCGTTCTGGTATAATGCCGATCAGGACGAATGGGAACAAGATTTTTACTGATATCTTCATATATTTGCTGAAATAACATATTTTTCTTTTGACCATCCGTTTCAAGAAGTATATAAATCAGATCATTTTTTAAGATTCCAATACTAACAGTCTGATTGATCATCATTTTATGTTTTCTGTTCGCTTCTTTCTGATCCAGTTCACGCTCTGCATCTAATATGATATCTTCAACTAAATTGCTCAGATATATAGTGCTGTATATATCTTGTAATAACAGAATAGGTTTTGTTCCTGTAAAATTCTCTAATTGCAACCGACTCTTTAGCGTTTCATACGCAGTCTCTATCCCCCACCTCATATGATATAATTCTTTTATTTCTTCTGTATGAAATTCAGTTTGTGAAAGATTTGTAGCCAAAACTTCTAAACTTCCGTTTTCTAATAGGATTTTTACCATACGCAATGAAATTTCACCTAATTCTTTCATACGTTCTCCATCTGGCGTTCCCTCGTAATGTCTGATTCTTGACTTATCAAGTTTTATTTTAACTAGCTGATCCTTTTCTGTTAAACTGTTTTGCTCTTTTTTGTAATCACTGCTTTTTAAACGTACGATAAATTTAATATCCTTATCCATCATATGTATAAACGCTGGCGTAGAAGGATAGCCTCTGTCCATGATAATAATATAGGGAATGCTGCCTATTGTTTCCGGTATTCGCTCCATCTGTTTTTCGGCCAGGCGCATTTCATTAAATTTCACCTTATTACAGTCACTTTCCAGTATCATACGATTCATTACATCATAAATACAGCCTAATCCTATTTGAGCTTGGGGCTTTGCGTTTTTCCGGCTTGCAGAACCATATAGTTTCAGTGTTTCAGCAGTGGTAGGAATATTAATATCTGAGCCGTCAGCGGCTAATATTAAATGATCTTTATAAGTTGAAAAGGTGGAATCTGCATAAAAGTTACGGTTATGATATTTATATAATTCTAAAAAAGCATCTGGATTAAGTTTCATACGCTGTTTCAGATATCCTGGTTTTGAAATAGACACACCAGGATGAGCAAGTTTCATATAATTTCTCAGTTCCAATGCCAACGTCAACCCCTTTCTGTTTATCATCGTGAAAAGAAGATCCTGAAGAGGCATTTTTCGAATTCTGGTAAAATAATTTTTATTACCTGATCGGCAAAATGCCTTAAATTCATCAGAAGTCATTTTTTCTATATCCATGAATATACGTTTCTGAGAATGCTTCATGCATAATCACATCCTTTTTTGAGCAGGTTCATGGCTTCTTTTTACAATATAAGCATATCAAAAAAAGCAGGAGATATCTAATCCATTTCGGAATAAATATCTTCTGCTTTTAAGTTAATGACATTGCGTAAATACGCGGTTTTTAGCGTGGAGCTGAGGGGAATCGAACCCCTGTCCGAAAATCAATTCCCTGTTCTTCTACTATCATAGTTCCTTATTTAACATTCCCTCTGCCGTCCGGGAAGAAACACTCTGACGGTTTCAGTAGCTTCATAATACGCCCACATGTGCAAAGCTTTACATGTGTCGTTTCCTACATAGTCGATGCCAGGGTCTTAAAGTGTAGGTGCCTTAAGTCTGACAGCTGCCATTAGGCAGCGTATGCTAATTCGTCGTTAGCGTTTATTTTTAATTTTGCCATTTAACCCATCGCATGGGGATAGCTTCACCAGCTGCATGACCCCCGTCGAAACCAGTACAACCCCTGAATAAAATACTCAGCTTTTGTTTATCTGGTAAACCAACGAAGAAATGCTACTTTGAGTATCATATCATTTTCAAGCGTTGATGTCAATACTGCTGAGGGGAGAATTAATTGTAATAAACAGGTAAATTATCATTAAGATAAAAGAAAACAAAAATAATCTAAATCTGCTAATATAAAATTATGAAAAAAACAGTAGCAGATAACATCTGAAGGAGAGGAAAATAGTAAAAGGAGGATGCGTATTATGAAGAAAACGTGGGGAAAATTAATATTGGCGGCAGTGTTTGTTTTATCAGTGACAGGGCTTTCAGGATGCAGTACCAGTGTACGGATCCCGGATACTGTAAAAGTGCAGCAGGGGGATATTGGCGGTAATCGTATTACAGTAAATGGCATAGAAGAAGTAAAGGCAGTTCCAGATATGGCTCAGATTCAGTATAGTGTATACACACAGGCTGCTACAGCTCAGGAATGCCAGCAGGAAAATGCCCAAAATGTAAATAGGACTTTAGAAACCTTGAAAGGTTTGGGAGTAGAGGAAAAGTCTATTCAGACATCGGATTATGGTATGAGCCCTATTTATGATTGGAATTCCGGGCAGCAAAAGGTTAAAGGCTATCAGATGAATACCAGTATCACAGTTTCAGATATTTTGGTGGAGAATATAGGAAAGATCATTACAGATTCAGTAGCTTCCGGTGTTAATGAGCTGGATTCTGTTCAGTATCTTTGCAGTGACTATGATGAAAAGTACCAGGAAGCATTGAAAAAGGCTGTAGAAATGGCAAAAGGCAAGGCTGATGCTATGGCAGAGGCTGCGGAAATGACTGTTGTAAAGGCAGTAAGCATGGAGGAAAATGGTTATTATCCCCAGGCAAGATATAATGCAGCAGGTGCTTCTGCCAAGCAGATGATGGCAGTGACGGAAGATGCAACTGCAGATATAGGGGTTATGCCAGGAGAAATATTCATAGAAGCCCAGGTAAGTGTAACATTTGAGATGGAATAAAATGGGTGCAGGAGGAAAACAAGAGGGAGCCAATGGCCTGCGTTAGCAGACAAAAAGTACGATAGTGCGTGTTTGTAAGTCGATAGATAGATACATAAGCTAAAAGAGGGATGCCACCAGACGAATAAAGTCCTTAGGTGATATCCCTCTTTTGAGGATAGAAAAGAAATCAAATTAATGATGAAATATTATGAACCAGCTTTTTTATCTCTTGGAAGTGTTACATTCAGGAAAATAGCTACCAATGTAGCAATAACGACTGGAGATTTTCCAAAAATAGTCGTTACCCATGCAGGGAATGCGGAAAGGGACGCAGACGCCTGGGAAACACCCATACCAAGAGCTGCTGCAAGACCTACAATAGAAGTATTGCGGTAGTTCATGTCTTCTGTCATAACCAGCTTCATACCGGTCATGGCGATGGATGCGAATACGGAAACGGTTGCACCGCCCAGTACAGCATATGGAATAGTTGTTAAAAGAGCAGAAAACTTAGGAAATACACCTGCGATGAAAATGATCATAGCTGCAAGTCCAAGAGTTACTCTGTTTACAACCTTTGTAGTAGCAACGATACCAACGTTCTGGCTGTAAGTTGCAGTAGGAAGACATCCGAGGCATGCACCTATCATATTAGAAACGCCATATCCCAGGATAGCTCCCTGAAGTTCATTGGTGGTAGGCTCACGGTCTAAACCGCCGGAAGTAGTAGCAGAGAAGTCGCCGATAGCCTGTACGGAGTTAATGATAAACAGCAGTCCTAAGGCGATACATGCAGATGGCTCAAAGGTAACACCAAAATGCAGGATCTGAGGAAGCTGGAAAACACCGGCTTGGGCTACGTTGGAGAAACTTACCATGCCGAAGAAGCTGGAAAAGATATATCCGATGATCATACCAATCAGGATAGATGCCAGTTTTAAGAATCCTTTTGCAAAATGATTTAAACCAGTAACAACTAGCAGGGTAAAGATAGCTACCAGCCAGTTTTGCCAGGAACCATAGTCAGCACTTCCTACACCACCGGCCATGTAATTGATAGCGGTTGGATAAAGGGAGAGACCAATGGTGAAAACTACAGTACCGGCGATCAATGGCGGGAAGAACTTGCGAATCTTTTTGATCGTTAGTCCTACAAGGATAGCACAGATGCCGCCCACGATCTGGGCACCCAGGATTGCGGGGATACCGCCCTGATCAGCAATGGCCTGCATACTTGGCACATAGGCAAAACTTACACCGATGATAACGGGGAGTCCGGCGCCTAAATGAAAGCCAGTTCTCTTTCCAATCGGAAAGAGCTGCAGGAGAGTGGCAAGTGCAGATACAACTAATGATGCCTGTATCAGCAGTACGCGGTCTGCAGTTTCAAGACCAGCTGCACCAGAGATAATGATAGCTGGCGTAACACAGCCTACGATCATAGCTACAACGTGCTGTAAGGCCAGAGGAAATGCCTGGCTCAGTTTTGGCACGCCATCTAATTCAAATAAAGATCCTTCTTTACTGGTTGTATTCATATGCAATGCCCCCTTTATTTACGCTAAATGGATATGGGTACCGGTCTTGCCCTGGATACCGTCTTTTGCCTTTTCCAGCAGCGTAATGAGCGCAGTGCGTCCTGGTTTTGATTCAGCAAATTTAACAGCAGCCTGAACTTTTGGAAGCATAGAACCAGGCGCAAAATGTCCTTCTTTAATGTACTTTCTAGCTTCTTCAGTATCGAGGTCATCCAGCCATTTTTCTTCCGGCTTTCCGAAGTTAATAGCAACTTTTTCAACAGCAGTGAGGATAATGAGAAAATCTGCGTTCAGATTTTCTGCCAACAGCTCACTTGCGAAGTCTTTATCGATAACAGCGCTTGCGCCCTTTAAGTGGTTGCCCTGTCTGGTAACAGGAATACCACCGCCACCGCAGGCAATTACTAACTGACCGGAGTCAACCAGAGATCGGATCGCTCCGATTTCAACGATCTCAGCTGGCTTTGGAGAAGCAACTACACGGCGGTAGCCTCTTCCGGCATCTTCTTTCATGATATATCCGTATTTTTCTTCTGCCAGTGCAGCCTGCTCTTTTGTCATAAAATGTCCGATCGGCTTGGAAGGAGTATCAAATGCAGGATCATCTGCATCTACACGGACCTGAGTGATCATAGTAGCAACCGGAATATCATAAATATCACGGTTGTAAAGCTCTTCTCTTAAAGCGTTCTGTAAGTCGTAGCCGATATAAGCCTGACTCATTGCAACACAGACGGAGAGAGGAGTATTGGGCTGATTTGCATCTTCGCGGCTTAATGCAGCCATAGCGTTATTGATCATGCCAACCTGAGGACCATTTCCGTGAGCTACGATCACTTCGCAGCCTTCCTCGATCAGGTCCACGATAGCCTTTGCGGTGATCTTTACTGCCTTCATCTGCTCAGGAAGAGTATTTCCCAAAGCATTGCCGCCCAGAGCAATGACGATACGTTTTTTCTTCTTATTTTCCATTGTTAATTACCCCTTTTTGCTATGAAAGCGTTGTCAAGCGCTATGTGGACTACTTGCTTGTACGTTAGGTCCCAGAGCCATTTGATACCCTTTCATTTATGATGATGCCGCTGCCAGGCGACATGTTTACTTGCCCAAAAAAAGAGCCACCGGTAGCCCGAGTGCGTCTGACAGAAAGCCAATTATGACGCGCTCCGGTCCGGCAGCTCAGAAACACCTATCTTTTAATTAGATTTTATTTGAATACTCTTGGAGTTCCTTTTTCTTCCAGTTTCTTTAAAATCTCAGCAGGATCAGCAAACTTAGCCAGCATGATCATAGCTGCGATAACGTATGGCTTGTAGCTTGCTTCTTTGTACAGAGGATCACGGTAACGATCAAATACAGAAGCTTCAACTTCGCCGTCCTTGCAGCTTACACCGTTGATGTCAGCTGGTAAGCAGTGCAGGTACAGAGCCTTTCCGTCTTTAGTTGTCTTCATCAGATCTTCTGTACAGCACCAGTCTTTGTGTTCTGCGTTCTGAGCTAACAGTTCTTTCTCAAGAGCCTTGATGCCATCGGTATCGCCTTCAGCGTACAGATTGGTTCTCTTTTCCATAGCTGCAAATGGAGCCCAGCTCTTTGGATAAACGATATCAGCATCCTTGAATGCATCAGCCATGTCATGAGATACACGGAAGGAACCACCGGACTTCTCAGCATTCTTTCTGGCAACTTCTTCAACCTCTGGCATAACTTCATAGCCTTCTGGATGAGCCAGAACAACTTCCATGCCCATACGGGTCATCAGACCGATAACACCCTGAGGAACAGATAATGGTTTGCCGTAGGAAGGAGAGTAAGCCCATGTCATAGCCAGCTTTTTGCCCTTTAAGTTCTCTACGCCGCCGAATTCATGGATGATATGCAGCATATCAGCCATACACTGGGTAGGATGGTCGATATCACACTGTAAGTTTACTAAGGTTGGCTTCTGCTCCAGGATACCATCTTTATATCCCTGGGTTACAGAATCAACAACCTCATGCATGTAAGCGTTGCCCTTGCCGATGTACATGTCATCGCGGATACCGATAACGTCAGCCATGAAAGAGATCATGTTAGCTGTTTCGCGTACAGTCTCGCCATGGGCAACCTGAGACTTGCCTTCGTCCAGATCCTGAACTTCCAGACCAAGCAGATTACATGCAGAAGCAAAAGAGAAACGTGTACGGGTAGAATTATCGCGGAATAAGGAAATACCCAGACCGCTCTCAAATACTTTTGTAGAAATATTGTTCTCTCTCATGTAA includes these proteins:
- a CDS encoding IS66 family transposase, which gives rise to MLEDAAGIRRVVLACGTVDLRKGIDGLATIIGDKYGQNPFEKGTLFLFCGKRSDRCKGLLWMGTGFLLLYKRFEAGRLSWPRNIQEAADLTEEQYKPDQNNSFVCYQAGTKQLHLENPIFPKADIRILMTFVAGKNDELGLKADSHLSQISAILPLVRKADIMCKKFTPDELNKMDHKTKDDVIYQMQDRLDRLEHNYENLVEQIRLANQQRFGRHTEKLDDIAGQLSFFNEAEANYDGTAKEPTVEEVIDSSRKVPRKPKKKGQREEDLKDFPQEVILHDIPEQELNEAFGEENWKSMPDEIFWQLRFEPAKWTAEKHIIKVYVGTDGAHQDEFLRGDHPETMFRGSIATPSLEAAIINAKYVNSNPLDRISRDFQANGLNLSKQTMSNWTVWTAERYLSPVCDLMRKRQLEAHVNQSDETPVDVIHDGRPAGSKSYMWVHITGELSPVPPIIVYEYQKTRHSDHPKAYYKDFDGVLVTDGLEQYHKLERDLAGVKNANCMAHARRHFANAIKAIGKSNPEAVEASVAYKALVRIGAIYDLEGALKGLTPEERLNERQASIKPLVEEFFAWLRKIQADRSVLPKSETAKGINYCLNQEAYLKVFLSDGEVPIDNLASERALRTFTIGRKNWMTINTVRGADASAIIYSVTETARANGLNVYYYMKHLLTELTRVVRADGSIDEKDLEPLMPWSKDLPAECYKRRK
- a CDS encoding IS66 family insertion sequence element accessory protein TnpB, coding for MDQCTHEVRAEYWKKIIQACGQRPAGQSAKSWLDENGISEQSYYHWQRRFRKQAYEEMKGNSSVPAVTEKTELSFVEIPCHTSAETNTYMVSDKPVATIRTATLQIDISNEISDALLSRIIQEVSHA
- a CDS encoding IS4 family transposase, with the protein product MKHSQKRIFMDIEKMTSDEFKAFCRSGNKNYFTRIRKMPLQDLLFTMINRKGLTLALELRNYMKLAHPGVSISKPGYLKQRMKLNPDAFLELYKYHNRNFYADSTFSTYKDHLILAADGSDINIPTTAETLKLYGSASRKNAKPQAQIGLGCIYDVMNRMILESDCNKVKFNEMRLAEKQMERIPETIGSIPYIIIMDRGYPSTPAFIHMMDKDIKFIVRLKSSDYKKEQNSLTEKDQLVKIKLDKSRIRHYEGTPDGERMKELGEISLRMVKILLENGSLEVLATNLSQTEFHTEEIKELYHMRWGIETAYETLKSRLQLENFTGTKPILLLQDIYSTIYLSNLVEDIILDAERELDQKEANRKHKMMINQTVSIGILKNDLIYILLETDGQKKNMLFQQIYEDISKNLVPIRPDRHYTRTKGQLAGKYSNTHKRAY
- a CDS encoding SIMPL domain-containing protein (The SIMPL domain is named for its presence in mouse protein SIMPL (signalling molecule that associates with mouse pelle-like kinase). Bacterial member BP26, from Brucella, was shown to assemble into a channel-like structure, while YggE from E. coli has been associated with resistance to oxidative stress.), whose translation is MKKTWGKLILAAVFVLSVTGLSGCSTSVRIPDTVKVQQGDIGGNRITVNGIEEVKAVPDMAQIQYSVYTQAATAQECQQENAQNVNRTLETLKGLGVEEKSIQTSDYGMSPIYDWNSGQQKVKGYQMNTSITVSDILVENIGKIITDSVASGVNELDSVQYLCSDYDEKYQEALKKAVEMAKGKADAMAEAAEMTVVKAVSMEENGYYPQARYNAAGASAKQMMAVTEDATADIGVMPGEIFIEAQVSVTFEME
- a CDS encoding purine permease codes for the protein MNTTSKEGSLFELDGVPKLSQAFPLALQHVVAMIVGCVTPAIIISGAAGLETADRVLLIQASLVVSALATLLQLFPIGKRTGFHLGAGLPVIIGVSFAYVPSMQAIADQGGIPAILGAQIVGGICAILVGLTIKKIRKFFPPLIAGTVVFTIGLSLYPTAINYMAGGVGSADYGSWQNWLVAIFTLLVVTGLNHFAKGFLKLASILIGMIIGYIFSSFFGMVSFSNVAQAGVFQLPQILHFGVTFEPSACIALGLLFIINSVQAIGDFSATTSGGLDREPTTNELQGAILGYGVSNMIGACLGCLPTATYSQNVGIVATTKVVNRVTLGLAAMIIFIAGVFPKFSALLTTIPYAVLGGATVSVFASIAMTGMKLVMTEDMNYRNTSIVGLAAALGMGVSQASASLSAFPAWVTTIFGKSPVVIATLVAIFLNVTLPRDKKAGS
- the arcC gene encoding carbamate kinase encodes the protein MENKKKKRIVIALGGNALGNTLPEQMKAVKITAKAIVDLIEEGCEVIVAHGNGPQVGMINNAMAALSREDANQPNTPLSVCVAMSQAYIGYDLQNALREELYNRDIYDIPVATMITQVRVDADDPAFDTPSKPIGHFMTKEQAALAEEKYGYIMKEDAGRGYRRVVASPKPAEIVEIGAIRSLVDSGQLVIACGGGGIPVTRQGNHLKGASAVIDKDFASELLAENLNADFLIILTAVEKVAINFGKPEEKWLDDLDTEEARKYIKEGHFAPGSMLPKVQAAVKFAESKPGRTALITLLEKAKDGIQGKTGTHIHLA
- the ygeW gene encoding knotted carbamoyltransferase YgeW gives rise to the protein MKTLQDYIDKLKALNFKEMYEGDFFLTWEKTDDELEAVWTVADALRYMRENNISTKVFESGLGISLFRDNSTRTRFSFASACNLLGLEVQDLDEGKSQVAHGETVRETANMISFMADVIGIRDDMYIGKGNAYMHEVVDSVTQGYKDGILEQKPTLVNLQCDIDHPTQCMADMLHIIHEFGGVENLKGKKLAMTWAYSPSYGKPLSVPQGVIGLMTRMGMEVVLAHPEGYEVMPEVEEVARKNAEKSGGSFRVSHDMADAFKDADIVYPKSWAPFAAMEKRTNLYAEGDTDGIKALEKELLAQNAEHKDWCCTEDLMKTTKDGKALYLHCLPADINGVSCKDGEVEASVFDRYRDPLYKEASYKPYVIAAMIMLAKFADPAEILKKLEEKGTPRVFK